One window of the Bacillota bacterium genome contains the following:
- a CDS encoding preprotein translocase subunit SecA yields the protein MIGLLKKLLDPNPRELKRLQQIVAAINAWEPHIQKLSDEELRGKTAEFRQRLANGATLDDLLPEAFAVVREAARRTLGMRHFDVQLMGGIVLHEGRIAEMRTGEGKTLVATLPAYLNALEGKGVHIVTVNDYLAKRDAEWMGPIYHFLGMSVGVIVHGKDFAERKRAYAADVTYGTNNEFGFDYLRDNMVRSPDQIVQRELNYAIIDEVDSILIDEARTPLIISGPAEESADHYYKFAKIVPKLKRDEHYTVDEKARTVALTEEGIRVLEKMLGVESLVDEENFRLNHYIIQALKAHVLFHRDRDYVVKDGQVIIVDEFTGRLMFGRRYSDGLHQAIEAKEGVRIQRESQTLATITFQNYFRMYKKLAGMTGTAKTEEDEFREIYGMDVVVIPTHKPMIRVDYPDLVFKTQEAKWKAVVEEIAERHAKGQPVLVGTVSIEASEKLSAMLKKRGIPHQVLNAKYHELEAEIIAQAGKKGAVTIATNMAGRGTDILLGGNPEFLARQEMRKRGWTDEQIAAAADLTAASAANAPEWLAKAHAEYRALVEEMRQKLAPEQEEVRRLGGLHVIGTERHESRRIDNQLRGRAGRQGDPGSSRFYVSLEDDLMRLFGSERIASLMERLGWEDDVPIEHPQITKAIESAQKRVEGRNFELRKQVLQYDDVMNKQREVIYDQRRKVLMGENLRDNILDMMRRVVSEYMDTYCDAKLHADEWDLVALRERVADLVNRPAADVPVPDALDDPRERPALLERLQSYVVTAYEAREREFGPALMREIERHFLLQIIDLKWMEHLRNMDDLREGIGLRAYGQRNPLLEYQIEAFDMFRAMMSSIQEDTVKALFRVRVRAEAPRPRGGVDLLARATGYHGGAEPGGGVAVAAEGAAASRSAQPAPLQPRRVAQKIGRNDPCPCGSGKKYKHCCGKAS from the coding sequence ATGATCGGGCTGTTGAAAAAGCTTTTGGACCCCAACCCGCGGGAGCTGAAACGGCTGCAGCAAATCGTCGCAGCCATCAACGCGTGGGAGCCGCATATCCAGAAGCTGTCGGACGAGGAGCTGCGCGGCAAGACCGCGGAATTCCGCCAGCGGCTGGCCAACGGCGCGACGCTGGACGACCTGCTGCCCGAGGCGTTCGCCGTGGTGCGCGAGGCCGCGCGGCGCACGCTGGGCATGCGGCATTTCGACGTGCAGCTTATGGGCGGCATCGTGCTGCACGAAGGCCGCATCGCCGAGATGCGCACCGGCGAAGGCAAGACGCTGGTGGCCACGCTTCCGGCGTACCTGAACGCGCTGGAGGGCAAAGGCGTTCACATCGTGACGGTCAACGACTACTTGGCCAAGCGCGACGCCGAGTGGATGGGGCCCATTTATCACTTCCTCGGCATGAGCGTGGGCGTCATCGTGCACGGCAAAGACTTCGCCGAGCGCAAGCGGGCGTACGCGGCCGACGTGACGTACGGCACCAACAACGAGTTCGGCTTCGACTACCTGCGCGACAACATGGTGCGCTCGCCGGACCAAATCGTCCAGCGGGAGCTGAACTACGCCATCATCGACGAGGTGGACAGCATCCTCATCGACGAGGCCCGCACGCCCCTCATCATCTCGGGCCCGGCGGAAGAATCGGCGGACCATTATTACAAGTTCGCCAAGATCGTCCCGAAGCTGAAGCGGGACGAGCACTACACCGTCGACGAAAAAGCCCGTACCGTGGCCCTGACCGAAGAGGGCATCCGGGTGCTGGAGAAGATGCTGGGCGTCGAGAGCCTGGTGGACGAGGAAAACTTCCGCCTCAACCACTACATCATCCAGGCGCTCAAAGCCCACGTCCTCTTCCACCGCGACCGCGACTACGTGGTCAAGGACGGCCAAGTCATCATCGTCGACGAGTTCACGGGCCGCCTCATGTTCGGCCGCCGTTACAGCGACGGGCTGCACCAGGCCATCGAGGCCAAAGAGGGCGTGCGCATCCAGCGCGAGTCGCAAACGCTGGCCACCATCACGTTTCAGAATTACTTCCGCATGTACAAGAAGCTGGCGGGCATGACGGGCACGGCCAAGACCGAGGAAGACGAGTTCCGTGAAATCTACGGCATGGACGTGGTCGTCATCCCGACGCACAAGCCCATGATCCGGGTGGATTACCCGGATTTGGTCTTCAAGACCCAGGAGGCCAAGTGGAAGGCGGTCGTCGAGGAGATCGCCGAGCGGCACGCCAAGGGGCAGCCGGTGCTGGTGGGCACGGTGTCCATCGAGGCGTCGGAGAAGCTCAGCGCCATGCTGAAAAAGCGGGGCATCCCCCACCAGGTGCTGAACGCCAAGTACCACGAGCTCGAGGCGGAGATTATCGCTCAGGCGGGCAAGAAAGGCGCCGTGACTATCGCGACCAACATGGCGGGCCGCGGCACGGACATTCTCCTGGGCGGCAATCCGGAGTTTTTGGCCCGGCAGGAGATGCGCAAGCGCGGTTGGACCGACGAGCAGATCGCGGCCGCGGCGGACCTGACGGCGGCGTCGGCGGCCAACGCGCCGGAATGGCTGGCCAAGGCGCACGCGGAGTACAGGGCGCTCGTCGAGGAGATGCGGCAGAAGCTGGCGCCGGAACAGGAAGAAGTGCGCCGGCTGGGCGGGCTGCATGTCATCGGCACCGAGCGGCATGAAAGCCGCCGCATCGACAACCAGCTGCGGGGCCGCGCGGGCCGCCAGGGCGACCCGGGCTCTTCGCGGTTTTACGTGTCGCTGGAGGACGACCTGATGCGCCTTTTCGGGTCGGAGCGCATCGCAAGCCTCATGGAACGGCTGGGCTGGGAAGACGACGTGCCCATCGAGCATCCGCAGATCACTAAGGCCATCGAGAGCGCGCAGAAGCGGGTGGAAGGCCGCAACTTCGAGCTGCGCAAGCAGGTGTTGCAGTACGACGACGTGATGAACAAGCAGCGCGAAGTGATTTACGATCAACGGCGCAAGGTCCTGATGGGCGAAAACCTGCGGGACAACATCCTCGACATGATGCGGCGCGTCGTCAGCGAGTACATGGACACCTACTGCGACGCCAAGCTGCACGCGGACGAGTGGGACCTGGTGGCCTTGCGCGAGCGCGTGGCCGACCTGGTGAACCGGCCGGCGGCGGACGTGCCGGTGCCCGACGCCCTCGACGACCCGCGGGAACGCCCGGCGCTGCTGGAGCGGCTGCAGTCGTACGTCGTCACGGCGTACGAGGCGCGCGAGCGGGAGTTCGGCCCCGCCTTGATGCGGGAGATCGAGCGGCATTTCCTGCTGCAGATTATCGACCTCAAGTGGATGGAGCACCTGCGGAACATGGACGACCTGCGGGAGGGCATCGGCCTGCGGGCGTACGGGCAGCGCAATCCGCTTTTGGAGTATCAGATCGAAGCGTTCGACATGTTCCGGGCCATGATGAGCTCCATCCAGGAGGATACCGTCAAGGCGCTGTTCCGGGTGCGGGTGCGGGCGGAGGCGCCGCGCCCCCGGGGTGGCGTAGACCTGCTGGCGCGGGCTACGGGCTACCACGGCGGTGCGGAGCCGGGCGGCGGCGTGGCGGTCGCGGCGGAAGGCGCGGCCGCGAGCCGGAGTGCGCAGCCGGCGCCGCTGCAGCCCCGGCGGGTGGCGCAGAAGATCGGGCGCAACGACCCGTGCCCGTGCGGCAGCGGGAAAAAGTACAAGCATTGTTGCGGCAAAGCCAGTTAA
- a CDS encoding peptide chain release factor 2 (programmed frameshift) gives MVYAGEVRERLRAVGKRIREMGDYLEIEKKRAEAKQLEERMGSPDFWNDPETAKQISRRQKELQAEVEEWDKVEARRQDVEVLLELAVEADDEETLQEAAQQLAALEREVERLELATLLNGEYDHADAILSIHAGAGGTEAQDWAEMLMRMYTRWAEDKGYKVEVLDVLPGEEAGIKSATLGIQGHRAYGYLKAERGVHRLVRISPFDAAGRRHTSFASVAVEPDVEDDGEIEIDPDDLKIETFRASGAGGQHVNKTESAVRITHLPTGIVVQCQSERSQHANRERAMRILRARLLQRKLEEKQKKMAELRGEQGEIAWGSQIRSYVFQPYTLVKDHRTNVETGNVQAVMDGEIDMFIEAYLRHKGKAKG, from the exons TTGGTGTACGCGGGAGAAGTTCGGGAGCGGCTGCGCGCGGTAGGCAAGCGCATCCGCGAAATGGGTGACTACCTT GAAATAGAAAAAAAGCGGGCGGAGGCCAAGCAGCTGGAAGAGCGCATGGGCTCGCCCGACTTCTGGAACGATCCCGAGACGGCCAAGCAGATCTCCCGCCGCCAGAAGGAGTTGCAGGCGGAAGTCGAAGAATGGGATAAGGTCGAAGCCCGGCGGCAGGACGTGGAGGTGCTGCTGGAGCTGGCGGTGGAGGCGGACGACGAGGAGACGCTGCAGGAGGCGGCCCAGCAGCTGGCGGCGCTGGAGCGGGAAGTGGAGCGGCTCGAGCTGGCCACGCTGCTGAACGGCGAGTACGACCACGCGGACGCGATTTTGTCCATCCACGCCGGCGCGGGCGGCACCGAGGCCCAGGACTGGGCCGAAATGCTGATGCGCATGTACACGCGCTGGGCGGAAGACAAGGGCTACAAGGTGGAAGTGCTCGACGTGCTGCCCGGCGAGGAGGCGGGCATCAAGAGCGCCACGCTGGGCATCCAAGGCCACCGGGCGTACGGTTACCTCAAGGCTGAACGAGGCGTGCACCGGCTGGTACGCATCAGCCCCTTCGACGCGGCGGGCCGCCGGCATACGTCGTTCGCGTCGGTGGCGGTCGAGCCCGACGTGGAAGACGACGGTGAGATCGAGATCGATCCCGACGATTTGAAGATCGAAACGTTCCGGGCCAGCGGCGCGGGCGGCCAGCACGTGAACAAGACCGAATCGGCGGTGCGCATTACCCACTTGCCCACGGGCATCGTGGTGCAGTGCCAGTCGGAGCGCTCGCAGCACGCCAACCGCGAGCGAGCCATGCGCATCTTGCGGGCGCGGTTGCTGCAGCGGAAGCTGGAGGAAAAGCAGAAGAAAATGGCGGAGCTGCGGGGCGAGCAAGGGGAAATCGCCTGGGGCAGCCAAATTCGTTCGTACGTGTTCCAGCCGTACACGCTGGTGAAAGACCACCGCACCAACGTGGAGACCGGCAACGTGCAGGCGGTCATGGACGGCGAAATCGACATGTTCATCGAGGCGTACCTGCGCCACAAAGGCAAGGCCAAGGGCTAA
- the csaB gene encoding polysaccharide pyruvyl transferase CsaB has translation MGRRGGGPPHGAGASAGAAHRALRVETCGGGPAGGGRRVRARSPHRQQPVARVLVGAGLPGGAGALAGGAAPHQGISVRLSRAAARAGLFRPGPAVLGLAFGRGRRCGAGVGRQYVFPRPRGAVGQRRAHGVRAAPGSHRSRGRRRGRGDLAEAAAGERRRHKDAVALKVVISGYYGFGNAGDEAILEAILSDLRSVRPKIRAVVLSGDPPATAARFGVEAVPRWNLPAVVRALRGAALFISGGGSLLQDVTGWGSVPYYAGLIYLARLMGVPVFVYAQGLGPLRRRPLQALARWALNAAAEVTLRDRLSYQLARRLGVDDRKLAVTADPVFGLAARAVSAGPESAPVVGVALRPDPGGDAAMDEAVSEAVAAALAPRLAGWNARVVLLPLHPGRDGPVLRLVGAKLEDLGLGQRIVAWTPARGAGCAAMSARDWMLLFSRLDVCVTMRLHALIFAACAGVPFVALSGDPKVAAHVDELGLPRGLCLAQPPSSPEQLGAMLDGVWEKRAVFRSLLRERSEALAARARETALRALRWARG, from the coding sequence ATGGGACGGCGGGGTGGGGGGCCGCCTCATGGCGCGGGGGCAAGCGCTGGCGCGGCGCATCGGGCCCTTCGGGTGGAAACATGCGGCGGCGGGCCTGCTGGCGGCGGCCGCCGTGTTCGTGCTCGTAGCCCGCACCGGCAACAACCTGTTGCCCGTGTCCTCGTGGGAGCTGGCCTTCCGGGAGGCGCTGGAGCGCTGGCTGGTGGTGCGGCCCCGCACCAAGGAATTTCTGTTCGGCTATCCCGCGCTGCTGCTCGGGCTGGCTTGTTTCGCCCGGGGCCGGCGGTCCTGGGGCTGGCCTTTGGCCGTGGCCGGCGTTGTGGCGCCGGTGTCGGTCGTCAATACGTTTTCCCACGCCCACGTGGCGCTGTGGGTCAGCGCCGTGCGCACGGCGTACGGGCTGCTCCTGGGAGCCATCGTAGCCGCGGCCGCCGGCGCGGTCGCGGCGATTTGGCGGAAGCGGCTGCGGGAGAGCGCAGGCGGCACAAGGATGCGGTCGCATTGAAAGTCGTCATTTCGGGTTACTACGGTTTCGGCAACGCGGGCGACGAAGCCATCCTGGAAGCCATCTTGTCCGATTTGCGGTCCGTGCGGCCCAAAATCCGCGCCGTCGTGCTGTCAGGCGATCCGCCCGCCACGGCGGCGCGCTTCGGGGTCGAGGCCGTCCCGCGCTGGAACCTCCCGGCGGTCGTGCGCGCACTGCGGGGCGCGGCGCTTTTCATCAGCGGCGGAGGCAGCCTGCTGCAGGACGTCACGGGCTGGGGAAGCGTGCCGTACTACGCCGGTCTCATCTACCTGGCGCGCCTGATGGGGGTCCCGGTCTTCGTCTACGCGCAAGGGCTGGGGCCGCTGCGCCGGCGGCCGCTGCAGGCGCTGGCCCGGTGGGCGCTGAACGCCGCGGCCGAGGTGACGCTGCGGGACCGGTTGTCGTACCAGCTGGCGCGGCGGCTGGGGGTGGATGACCGGAAACTTGCCGTCACGGCGGATCCGGTCTTTGGCCTGGCTGCCCGCGCGGTTTCGGCCGGGCCGGAAAGCGCCCCCGTCGTGGGCGTGGCGCTGCGGCCGGACCCCGGGGGCGACGCGGCCATGGACGAAGCGGTCAGCGAAGCGGTGGCGGCCGCGCTGGCCCCGCGGCTTGCGGGATGGAACGCGCGGGTCGTCTTGCTCCCGTTGCATCCGGGCCGCGACGGCCCCGTGCTGCGCCTTGTGGGCGCGAAGCTGGAAGACCTCGGCTTGGGCCAGCGGATCGTGGCCTGGACGCCAGCGCGCGGGGCCGGCTGCGCGGCCATGTCCGCCCGGGATTGGATGCTGCTCTTCTCGCGGCTCGACGTGTGCGTCACCATGCGGCTGCACGCCCTCATCTTCGCCGCTTGCGCGGGCGTGCCGTTCGTTGCGCTGTCCGGCGACCCGAAGGTAGCCGCGCACGTCGACGAGCTCGGGCTGCCGCGGGGGCTTTGCCTTGCGCAGCCGCCTTCTTCGCCGGAGCAGCTGGGGGCGATGCTGGACGGGGTATGGGAGAAGCGGGCGGTGTTCCGCTCGCTGCTGCGGGAACGGTCGGAGGCTTTGGCGGCGCGTGCCCGGGAGACGGCGCTGC